Part of the Acidobacteriota bacterium genome, GACACCTCCGGCAGCGCCGGAAGCATCGTGTTGTCGGACGATGACACCATCCTGGGCGAGATCAACCTGGATTCCGCCTGCACCCACACGGCTCGACTGCTGTCCGGCATCCAGTACCTCCTCGGCCACTCGGAACTGACTCTCAACGACATTCAGGCCTTCGGGGTCATCTGTGGCCCCGGTTCCTTCACCGGCGTCCGGATCGGATTGACGACGGTCAAGGGTCTGGCGGAAACGCAGGAGAGGCCCACCGTTTCCGTTACCGCCTTCGAGGCCTGGGTGGAGAGGTTCCCGGAGTGGCAGGGGGTGATCGTCCCCATGATCGACGCCCGCCGGGGCGAGGTGTACGGCGCCATCTTCGAGCGCAACCGGAGTGGCCTGGTTCAACGGGACGCCGGCTTCGTGGGCGCCCCGGGGCAACTGCTGGATGGCCTGGGCGAAGAGACCGTGCTCTTCCTGGGCGGCGGGGCCCAGAAATATCGGGATCTCATCCGCTCCCGAGGTCGGCCCCGGTGGCGGGTGGCCCAGACCGACCCCTTCCTGGGCCGCGCCCTGGCCGCCCTGGCCTCCTCCAAGGCGGACCGCGGGGAATGGACCGCGCCGGCGGACCTGCGTGCCTTCTACCTGCGCCGGCCCGATGCAGAGGTCAATTGGAAAGGACCCTGAGACGGCGCCATCCGCGTGCTGCGCACCGGCTTTTCGTCCTGTTCATAAGGCCCCGGGGGTCCCTTGTTTCACTCCTGTATGATCCGCCTGGTCGTGGGGGGCGGCGGCGCGACTTGTCTGCACGGATAGTGTCTGAATCTTCTTGCCGGTCCTCGGAGGGTGACGTCAGACGGAGCCCGAGAGTTGTCCGCCTCGGGGACAGGAATGATTCTGCAGTGGGTCAAGCACATCCTCATCCTTCCGGGAACCGTCCTCCTGTACATACCCGGTGCGATCCTGTGGCTGGTGGCCGAGACGCCGGGCGCCATTGCTCCGGCAGGACCGGGACAGGTCCGATTCTGGATCGGCATCGCCCTGGCGACGACCGGCCTGGCTTTGTCCACCTGGTGCGCCAGGCTGTTTGTGACGG contains:
- the tsaB gene encoding tRNA (adenosine(37)-N6)-threonylcarbamoyltransferase complex dimerization subunit type 1 TsaB, which gives rise to MKLLCLDTSGSAGSIVLSDDDTILGEINLDSACTHTARLLSGIQYLLGHSELTLNDIQAFGVICGPGSFTGVRIGLTTVKGLAETQERPTVSVTAFEAWVERFPEWQGVIVPMIDARRGEVYGAIFERNRSGLVQRDAGFVGAPGQLLDGLGEETVLFLGGGAQKYRDLIRSRGRPRWRVAQTDPFLGRALAALASSKADRGEWTAPADLRAFYLRRPDAEVNWKGP